The genomic stretch CCGTTCGATCTCATTCCCGATTTTATTCCTCTGATCGGCCAGATCGATGACGTGATCATTGTGCCGGCCCTGCTCTTTGTGGCGCTGAAAATGATTCCCAAAGAGGTCATCGAGGAATGCAGGATGACTGCAGAGAAGGAGGGAAGCTGA from Candidatus Manganitrophus noduliformans encodes the following:
- a CDS encoding YkvA family protein, which encodes MNRLKLIGMNLKRELKVYQRMLRHRRTPRTAKLLLALAVGYALLPFDLIPDFIPLIGQIDDVIIVPALLFVALKMIPKEVIEECRMTAEKEGS